The Verrucomicrobiia bacterium genome window below encodes:
- a CDS encoding helix-turn-helix transcriptional regulator has protein sequence MLRHMVAGIRRFGVYPMYIHQRDNWEFFAVLRGKCGALLSETGPAVLQQHRLWIFPPETAHGWKGDGPNRCKIVVFHFGKVPPLLEKVARERGFLDCALSPAQVRRVAEIEMELRPPYGSVTEKSLMFFEKALIELSLIALADVPSAADAGDVDHPFQKVQACLSWYGEHMIEQPKLEQTAQAVNVSVRHLRRLFWQARRESPQAAFTRLRLERAMGLLSLSNLKLDAIAEQCGFSSSSDFCRVFKTHHHVSPDAWRKKHLPPYEEPAATRK, from the coding sequence ATGTTGCGTCATATGGTTGCCGGCATCCGGCGCTTCGGGGTGTACCCCATGTACATCCATCAGCGGGACAATTGGGAGTTCTTTGCCGTACTCCGGGGGAAGTGTGGCGCATTGCTCAGCGAAACCGGCCCGGCCGTCCTCCAACAGCATCGTCTCTGGATCTTCCCACCGGAAACCGCGCATGGTTGGAAAGGTGACGGGCCGAACCGCTGCAAGATTGTCGTCTTCCACTTCGGCAAAGTCCCGCCGTTGCTTGAGAAAGTCGCCCGCGAACGCGGTTTCTTGGATTGCGCGCTGTCACCCGCTCAAGTCCGTCGGGTCGCCGAGATCGAAATGGAATTGCGTCCGCCCTATGGCAGCGTGACCGAGAAGAGTCTGATGTTCTTTGAGAAGGCGCTGATCGAACTTTCCCTGATCGCGCTGGCCGACGTCCCATCTGCCGCAGATGCCGGCGACGTTGATCACCCATTCCAGAAGGTCCAGGCCTGTCTCTCGTGGTACGGCGAACACATGATCGAGCAACCAAAGCTTGAACAAACTGCTCAGGCCGTCAACGTCTCCGTCCGGCACTTGCGCCGCCTTTTCTGGCAAGCGCGGCGAGAAAGCCCCCAGGCCGCGTTTACACGTCTGCGTCTCGAACGCGCGATGGGATTGCTGTCGCTCTCGAACCTTAAACTTGATGCCATCGCCGAGCAGTGTGGATTTTCCAGCAGCAGCGATTTCTGTCGCGTCTTCAAGACGCACCATCACGTCAGTCCCGACGCCTGGCGCAAGAAACACCTGCCGCCTTACGAAGAACCCGCCGCCACGCGGAAGTAA
- a CDS encoding TIM-barrel domain-containing protein has product MIRYLGGAFALISIFLSTATAQTVFTEAGGVIVIEAESYSNNIARITDGTNFQWVTNSTVTGFSGTGYMEALPNIGTNLNTTWATTSPELDYAVNFANALTHYVWIRGYAVTNTDDSVHAGIGGTTNTAANITLSQYGVWQWTRTNTLNGVATLTVNTTGLQTFSLWMREDGLRVDRIILTTNNNFQTTLGTAFHIPSDIEAGNSGLTMRSPLSGISSNTKVFLYTGNQFQGPGNPGNQLQTGSTIFYRNATNSTWNSIPMFFWYQGGASGNNKYYSNSIPANLFNPGDTVQYYFKIPYSDHLPAFLYGNDNASQSTEIESVAQASPFSYIIAAGLQPSGPYVSYTNSVGPTLFETRVYQNTGHVTLTGPDLAGNALTNTITVEPISATVNGNSTSGGTVLSSTALSNGVQFTQVFGATSIVVQVTFPSPDIMHYEVVDWGAQVVTSTTITVPSDSSEHFYGFGEKFDALDQAGNRVHMLTADIAGTKGDNSYKVASWFMSTKGYGFHLDSTDESYFDMRNSAPDRYVINNLVGNSSFGGYVTNAVKFNIVYGPSLPDVLTRYTGYTGRPALPPKWAFAPWMSSDIWHNGGEVRYTISKYRALGIPGSVFVFDSPWEVGYNDLTWNMTQFGGGGTYEGTNYAGFTSVTDMMTFFRTNGFYTVCWFTPFINTDSSCCGEVSGQNLGQSANYAAGAASNYFARASANGPPLVVNWWKGTGSPVDFTNPNAKQWFQNQLNTLLAASQSGGYNVIGGFKTDDGETGNGSNTYIPTNAVYFDGRTGVEMRNGYCVEYHKSVWNVLGTNGLLFARSGFVGSQAFPGYWAGDNEPNFGDANGLPSVVLAGLSSAMSGFSMWASDVGGYQNSNPSSSRTNLFMRWVQFGAFSPLMQMHRQVDTSTLLQFPWGYGADALTNYLYYAKLHTALFPYLYSYALQASTNGLPIMRTLVLMNQADANTYGSVYNTSHSFLFGNELLVAPVITNTATSRTVYLPQGNWYDYFSNVRYGGSQTITWVNADQHQMPLFVREGAVIPMISTNVQTLADPAYVSNPNIITADSSLQFLVYPTTNSSFTVYDGTSLSCQSNGTIITATLFSVPRPILMRFYAAQPFGVERDGVRLPQLTNSADFAGVSLGWFYDSAGFVNVKFNHVGSSAQIAFGPDSVGDGISDSWRATQFGSPTSTNSESCGTCDPDGDGLNNIQEYLAGTSPQDASNFLRVNSFSPNGNDADMAFGTVLGMNYRVEYTSDLVTGVWLVLSNNIAGNGGIIQIIDPGAINQSTRFYRVRLLP; this is encoded by the coding sequence ATGATTCGATATCTCGGCGGCGCTTTCGCGCTGATTTCCATTTTTCTCTCTACCGCGACCGCCCAAACCGTATTCACGGAAGCCGGCGGTGTGATCGTCATCGAGGCGGAGAGTTATTCCAACAACATTGCGCGCATCACCGACGGCACAAACTTCCAGTGGGTCACCAACAGCACGGTCACCGGCTTCAGTGGCACAGGGTACATGGAGGCACTACCGAACATCGGTACGAACCTGAACACCACCTGGGCGACAACAAGCCCCGAATTGGACTACGCCGTCAATTTTGCCAACGCGCTGACACACTACGTCTGGATTCGCGGTTACGCGGTCACGAATACCGATGACTCTGTCCACGCGGGGATCGGCGGCACGACCAACACCGCGGCGAACATCACCTTGAGCCAGTATGGCGTCTGGCAATGGACGAGGACGAACACACTGAACGGCGTCGCCACCTTGACCGTCAACACAACGGGCCTGCAGACGTTCAGCTTATGGATGCGCGAGGATGGCTTGCGTGTTGATCGCATCATCCTTACGACGAACAACAATTTCCAGACCACGCTTGGCACCGCCTTCCACATTCCCAGCGACATTGAGGCCGGTAATAGCGGACTGACAATGCGTAGCCCCCTGAGCGGGATCTCGTCCAACACGAAGGTGTTCCTCTATACGGGCAACCAGTTTCAAGGCCCGGGCAACCCGGGAAACCAACTGCAGACGGGCAGCACGATCTTTTATCGCAATGCGACGAACTCGACGTGGAACTCGATCCCGATGTTTTTCTGGTATCAAGGTGGCGCGAGTGGCAACAACAAATACTACTCGAACTCCATTCCCGCGAATCTCTTCAACCCTGGCGACACGGTTCAGTATTATTTTAAGATTCCGTACAGCGACCATCTGCCGGCCTTTCTGTACGGAAATGATAACGCTTCCCAAAGCACCGAGATCGAGAGCGTCGCCCAAGCCAGTCCGTTTAGCTACATAATCGCGGCAGGCCTGCAGCCATCGGGGCCATATGTCTCCTACACCAATTCTGTGGGTCCAACGCTCTTTGAGACCCGTGTTTACCAGAACACAGGTCACGTCACGCTCACGGGCCCCGATCTTGCGGGCAATGCGCTGACCAACACCATCACCGTGGAGCCGATATCCGCCACGGTCAACGGCAACTCGACCAGTGGGGGCACGGTGCTGTCATCGACCGCGCTGAGCAACGGGGTGCAATTTACGCAAGTGTTTGGCGCCACGAGCATCGTTGTACAAGTCACGTTTCCAAGCCCGGACATCATGCACTATGAGGTGGTCGACTGGGGCGCGCAGGTTGTTACGTCCACAACCATCACGGTACCCTCGGACTCCAGCGAACACTTCTATGGATTTGGGGAGAAATTCGATGCGCTCGACCAAGCGGGCAACCGGGTCCACATGCTGACAGCGGACATCGCGGGCACGAAGGGCGACAATTCATACAAGGTCGCTTCGTGGTTCATGAGTACCAAGGGTTACGGTTTTCATCTGGATTCGACGGACGAAAGCTACTTCGACATGCGTAACTCGGCGCCCGACCGCTATGTCATTAATAATTTGGTGGGGAACAGCAGCTTCGGCGGGTATGTCACCAATGCCGTAAAATTCAACATCGTGTACGGTCCGTCACTGCCCGATGTGCTGACGCGATACACAGGTTACACGGGACGGCCGGCGTTGCCACCGAAGTGGGCATTTGCCCCGTGGATGTCCAGCGACATCTGGCACAACGGTGGCGAGGTGCGTTACACGATCAGCAAGTACCGCGCGCTCGGGATTCCAGGCTCGGTGTTCGTCTTCGATTCACCATGGGAGGTCGGTTACAACGATTTGACCTGGAATATGACGCAGTTCGGTGGCGGCGGAACGTATGAAGGCACGAACTACGCGGGATTTACCTCGGTCACCGACATGATGACATTCTTCCGTACGAATGGATTCTATACCGTTTGTTGGTTCACACCGTTCATCAACACGGACTCATCCTGTTGCGGCGAAGTGTCGGGACAGAATCTGGGCCAATCGGCCAATTATGCGGCCGGCGCGGCGAGCAATTATTTCGCGCGAGCGTCGGCCAATGGGCCACCCTTGGTCGTGAACTGGTGGAAGGGCACGGGCAGCCCGGTAGACTTCACCAACCCGAACGCGAAGCAATGGTTCCAGAACCAGCTCAATACCCTATTGGCGGCGAGCCAGAGTGGCGGCTACAACGTTATCGGCGGGTTCAAGACCGACGACGGCGAAACCGGTAACGGCTCGAACACGTATATTCCCACGAATGCAGTTTACTTCGACGGCCGCACGGGCGTCGAGATGCGCAACGGTTACTGCGTCGAATACCATAAATCTGTGTGGAATGTGCTCGGTACTAATGGGCTGCTCTTCGCGCGCAGCGGGTTCGTCGGTTCGCAGGCGTTTCCCGGATATTGGGCGGGCGACAACGAGCCGAATTTCGGCGATGCCAATGGGCTGCCCAGCGTTGTCTTAGCAGGCCTGTCCTCGGCAATGAGTGGGTTTTCCATGTGGGCCTCGGATGTCGGGGGCTACCAAAACTCGAACCCCAGTTCCTCACGAACAAACCTGTTCATGCGGTGGGTGCAATTCGGGGCCTTTTCACCGTTGATGCAAATGCATCGTCAAGTGGACACGAGCACCTTACTGCAATTCCCCTGGGGATATGGCGCCGACGCGCTCACCAATTATCTGTACTATGCGAAGTTGCATACGGCGCTGTTCCCGTACCTCTACTCGTACGCGCTACAGGCGAGCACGAATGGGCTGCCGATCATGCGCACGCTCGTCCTGATGAACCAGGCCGACGCGAATACCTACGGCAGTGTGTACAACACCAGCCATTCGTTCCTGTTTGGTAATGAACTGCTCGTGGCACCGGTCATCACCAACACGGCCACATCGCGCACGGTTTATCTGCCGCAAGGCAACTGGTACGATTACTTTAGCAACGTCCGCTATGGTGGCAGCCAGACCATTACCTGGGTGAATGCCGACCAACACCAGATGCCGCTGTTCGTGCGCGAAGGCGCAGTCATCCCGATGATTTCCACGAACGTGCAGACGCTGGCTGATCCCGCGTACGTCAGCAATCCCAATATCATTACGGCGGATAGTTCCTTGCAGTTTCTGGTCTACCCAACGACGAATTCCAGCTTTACTGTCTATGACGGCACCAGTCTCTCGTGCCAGTCCAATGGTACAATCATCACGGCTACGCTATTCTCTGTCCCACGCCCGATCCTGATGCGATTCTACGCAGCGCAGCCGTTCGGTGTCGAACGCGATGGCGTACGCCTTCCGCAACTGACGAACAGCGCCGACTTTGCCGGGGTGAGCCTCGGCTGGTTTTACGACAGCGCGGGGTTTGTGAATGTTAAATTCAACCATGTGGGCAGTTCCGCACAGATTGCATTTGGGCCGGATTCCGTGGGGGATGGCATCTCGGATTCATGGCGCGCCACACAGTTCGGATCGCCGACGTCGACTAATAGCGAGTCGTGCGGGACTTGCGACCCGGACGGGGACGGCTTGAACAACATACAAGAATATCTGGCCGGGACTTCGCCACAGGACGCCAGCAATTTTCTTCGGGTAAACTCATTTTCCCCGAACGGGAATGACGCGGACATGGCTTTTGGGACAGTTTTGGGGATGAATTACCGTGTAGAGTACACTTCCGATCTGGTTACTGGCGTGTGGCTTGTGTTGAGTAACAACATCGCTGGCAATGGGGGGATCATCCAGATCATCGACCCGGGTGCGATCAACCAATCGACACGATTCTATCGGGTTAGATTGTTGCCGTAG
- a CDS encoding Ldh family oxidoreductase, producing the protein MSLRTEHGAPSFDVTELQRFGQSLLTSCGLAEDRARDVAEVLLEGDLLGHTTHGFALLPAYLRAIQERTMETDGEPGVIGDHGSSLTWEGRYLPGPWLVRRAIAIAQTRLAEHPVVTISIRRSHHIACLQAYLRPVTEAEFVILLGCSDPASRTVTPHGGIAPRFSPNPLAAGIPTNGDPILIDISTASTSNGLCNRLAAAGERLPGAWLVDRDGHATDDPRVLDSQRGGAILPLGGMDLGYKGFALAILVEALTNALGGHGRAAGESRWGASVFLQILDPDRFGGRAALLHEMSFFAELCQETPVPLGKPPVRLPGQAALLRRREQLASGVALHPTILPALISWAKTLDVPLPLSARATD; encoded by the coding sequence ATGTCGCTACGCACAGAACACGGCGCGCCCAGCTTCGACGTGACAGAGCTACAACGCTTCGGGCAATCCCTTTTGACATCCTGCGGTCTGGCCGAAGATCGCGCGCGCGACGTGGCGGAAGTGCTTCTCGAAGGCGACCTGCTCGGGCATACCACCCACGGTTTCGCTTTGCTCCCTGCGTACCTCAGGGCCATTCAGGAGCGGACGATGGAAACGGATGGTGAACCCGGCGTTATTGGTGATCACGGTTCTTCGCTGACCTGGGAAGGACGTTACCTGCCGGGGCCCTGGCTCGTCCGTCGAGCCATCGCGATTGCGCAGACCCGCCTCGCAGAGCACCCTGTCGTCACTATCTCCATTCGCCGCAGCCACCACATCGCTTGTCTGCAGGCGTATCTTCGACCCGTTACCGAGGCAGAATTTGTCATCCTGCTTGGTTGCTCTGACCCCGCATCACGCACGGTCACACCGCACGGTGGGATCGCCCCACGATTCAGCCCAAATCCGCTTGCCGCTGGCATTCCGACCAACGGCGACCCGATTCTGATCGACATCAGCACCGCCTCAACTTCCAACGGACTATGCAATCGACTGGCTGCGGCCGGGGAAAGGCTGCCAGGAGCGTGGCTTGTGGATCGTGACGGACACGCGACTGATGACCCGCGCGTTCTGGATAGCCAACGAGGAGGCGCAATCCTACCGCTGGGCGGCATGGACCTCGGCTACAAAGGGTTTGCCCTGGCGATTCTTGTCGAAGCGCTTACGAACGCACTCGGCGGCCACGGTCGCGCCGCCGGTGAATCGCGCTGGGGGGCCTCGGTGTTCCTGCAGATTCTGGATCCTGACCGCTTCGGTGGGCGGGCAGCTCTTCTACACGAGATGAGTTTCTTTGCGGAGCTCTGCCAGGAAACTCCAGTGCCCCTGGGAAAACCACCCGTTCGCCTTCCGGGGCAAGCTGCGCTCTTGCGTCGCAGGGAACAACTGGCAAGTGGCGTCGCACTACACCCGACAATTCTGCCGGCACTTATTTCCTGGGCCAAGACGCTGGATGTGCCACTCCCGCTGTCCGCTCGCGCAACCGACTGA
- the lon gene encoding endopeptidase La, which produces MADPTQNKILTDVVKTETPAHDLPTRLPILPLSDVVVFPHMVAPLLVSNPQSIHLIDEVVAGNRLLAVTLQTDPDLEQPRPDQLLPYGCVARVMRMLKFPDDSVRVLIQGLKRMRIVRVESDKPYLQAEVAPLDDELDPTLVTSALARNAGNLFQEIINLSPSLPDELKVAVVNIEDPSKLADVIAANLNVPLQEKQRLLEATSIKTRLTLLTNLLNREVEVLHLGTEIQSKVNTALSRSQREYFLREQLKAIQKELGETGEGSEVGELRDKIDKAKMPPEVKKVAIKEADRLGTITPAAAEYAVARTYLDWLIALPWSKSTEDKLDIAQARRILDEDHYDLDNVKKRILEYLSVLKLKSNGTHEAPTGKGPILCFVGPPGVGKTSLGMSIARALGRKFIRISLGGVRDEAEIRGHRRTYIGALPGRVIQGLRRAESNNPVFMLDEIDKVGADFRGDPGSALLEVLDPQQNNSFSDHYLEIPFDLSRVMFITTANLLEPISPALRDRMEVIELPGYTEQDKIHIATKYLVPRQLTEHGLKKTQLRVSKEALAAIIRDHTREAGVRNLEREIATICRRTARRIVEHKANSVSITPRNLKSFLGSVEFFHDVAERTTDPGVAIGLAWTAAGGDILFIEATQMPGRGNLILTGSLGDVMRESAQAALSYVRSRAKQLGIEPKTFEKSDIHVHVPAGAIPKDGPSAGVTMAVALTSLLVRKPVKPALAMTGEITLRGKILPVGGIKEKVLAAARSGVTTVVLPDQNRKDLADVPAEIRKKLQFRFAKTIEAALKYTL; this is translated from the coding sequence ATGGCCGATCCGACCCAAAACAAAATACTCACGGACGTCGTGAAGACCGAGACGCCCGCGCATGATCTGCCCACGCGGTTGCCGATTCTACCGCTGAGCGACGTGGTTGTATTCCCCCACATGGTGGCGCCGCTGCTCGTGTCCAATCCGCAGTCGATCCATCTCATTGACGAGGTGGTCGCCGGCAACCGCCTACTCGCCGTCACCTTGCAGACGGACCCCGATCTCGAACAGCCGCGACCTGACCAATTGCTTCCCTACGGCTGCGTTGCCCGCGTGATGCGGATGCTGAAATTCCCAGACGACAGCGTTCGCGTGCTCATCCAGGGCCTGAAACGGATGCGGATTGTCCGCGTCGAGTCGGACAAACCGTATTTGCAGGCCGAAGTTGCGCCCCTCGACGACGAACTCGACCCCACTCTCGTAACGTCCGCGCTGGCGCGCAACGCCGGCAACCTGTTCCAGGAGATCATCAACCTTTCGCCGTCGCTCCCCGACGAGCTCAAGGTCGCGGTCGTCAACATCGAAGATCCGAGCAAACTGGCGGACGTCATCGCTGCAAACCTGAACGTGCCGTTGCAGGAGAAACAGCGGTTATTGGAAGCCACCAGCATCAAGACGCGGCTCACCTTGCTCACCAACCTGCTCAACCGCGAGGTCGAAGTGCTCCACCTCGGCACGGAAATCCAGAGCAAGGTCAACACAGCGCTCAGCCGGAGCCAACGCGAATATTTCCTCCGCGAGCAACTCAAGGCGATTCAGAAAGAACTCGGGGAAACCGGTGAAGGTTCGGAGGTCGGCGAATTACGGGACAAGATCGACAAGGCGAAGATGCCACCCGAGGTGAAGAAGGTCGCGATCAAAGAAGCCGACCGCCTGGGGACGATCACACCCGCTGCCGCGGAGTATGCGGTGGCACGGACCTACCTGGATTGGCTGATCGCGTTGCCCTGGTCGAAATCCACCGAGGACAAACTCGACATTGCGCAGGCCCGGCGCATTCTCGACGAGGACCACTACGATCTCGATAACGTCAAGAAACGCATCCTCGAATACCTGAGCGTGTTGAAGCTGAAGAGCAACGGGACGCACGAAGCCCCCACCGGCAAGGGCCCGATCCTGTGCTTCGTAGGGCCGCCGGGGGTCGGCAAGACGTCGTTGGGCATGAGCATCGCGCGGGCGCTGGGCCGGAAATTCATCCGCATTTCACTCGGGGGTGTTCGTGACGAAGCGGAAATTCGCGGCCACCGCCGCACGTACATCGGCGCTTTGCCAGGTCGTGTGATTCAGGGATTGCGCCGCGCCGAGAGCAACAATCCCGTCTTCATGCTGGATGAAATCGACAAGGTGGGCGCGGATTTCCGTGGCGACCCGGGTTCCGCGCTGTTGGAAGTGCTCGACCCGCAACAAAACAACAGTTTTTCGGACCACTACCTCGAGATTCCGTTTGATCTGTCGCGCGTGATGTTTATCACCACGGCGAACCTTTTGGAACCGATTTCACCGGCCCTCCGCGATCGCATGGAGGTCATCGAGTTGCCGGGTTACACGGAACAAGACAAGATCCACATCGCAACAAAGTATCTGGTGCCGCGACAACTGACCGAGCATGGGCTGAAGAAGACGCAACTCCGCGTGAGCAAGGAGGCGCTGGCCGCCATCATCCGCGACCACACACGGGAGGCCGGGGTGCGCAACCTGGAGCGGGAAATCGCGACGATTTGCCGTCGCACCGCGCGTCGAATCGTGGAACACAAGGCGAACTCGGTGTCCATCACGCCGCGCAACCTGAAAAGTTTTCTCGGTTCCGTCGAGTTCTTCCATGACGTGGCGGAACGCACAACCGACCCGGGTGTGGCGATCGGGTTGGCGTGGACGGCAGCGGGCGGTGACATTCTGTTCATCGAAGCCACGCAGATGCCGGGCCGGGGCAACTTGATCTTGACCGGTTCGTTGGGGGATGTGATGCGGGAGAGCGCGCAAGCGGCGCTCAGCTACGTGCGCTCCCGGGCAAAGCAATTGGGGATCGAGCCCAAGACCTTTGAGAAGTCGGATATTCATGTCCATGTACCCGCCGGTGCGATCCCGAAAGACGGGCCATCGGCCGGCGTAACGATGGCGGTCGCCTTGACTTCGTTGCTGGTGCGCAAGCCCGTAAAACCCGCGTTGGCCATGACGGGTGAAATCACGCTTCGCGGGAAAATTCTGCCCGTCGGCGGCATCAAAGAGAAAGTATTGGCGGCCGCGCGTTCGGGCGTGACCACCGTTGTCCTGCCCGACCAGAACCGCAAGGATTTGGCCGATGTGCCGGCCGAAATTCGGAAGAAACTGCAATTTCGTTTCGCCAAGACGATCGAAGCCGCGCTGAAATACACCCTGTAG
- a CDS encoding Hsp20/alpha crystallin family protein, which produces MAKTYDQHLHDSLAYLGLPALASHSAWTPNTDVYETPEGLVVKMEIAGIEKEDLEITLNDRLLLVRGHRKDPCRQKRCSFRQMEIDYGPFERRIVIPRSVDGSRVRAQFQNGFLHIELPKSQTTEHATFTVIIEQAG; this is translated from the coding sequence ATGGCCAAGACGTACGATCAACATTTGCATGACAGTCTCGCCTATCTGGGCCTGCCCGCGCTCGCTTCCCACAGCGCATGGACACCCAATACAGATGTTTACGAGACGCCCGAGGGCCTCGTGGTAAAGATGGAAATTGCGGGAATTGAGAAAGAGGACCTCGAAATCACTTTGAATGACCGCCTGTTGCTGGTGCGCGGGCATCGAAAAGACCCGTGCCGCCAGAAACGCTGCTCGTTCCGCCAGATGGAAATTGATTACGGTCCGTTCGAGCGGCGGATCGTCATCCCCCGTTCGGTGGATGGCAGCCGCGTTCGAGCGCAGTTCCAGAATGGGTTTCTGCACATCGAACTGCCGAAATCCCAGACGACCGAACACGCGACTTTCACCGTCATTATCGAACAAGCGGGCTAG
- a CDS encoding AI-2E family transporter, with protein MTEKPIVRERMRQGNGEPDFPEFPDKQFHVHSVAITGLFVLAVFYTLYFGRIIFLPITLAFFLSFLLSPAVRALAKWHVPQALGAGLVLVSVLAMVVYAVTKVSQPAAQWLQQAPQNWQQFEQKARRLIRPVAQLNEAAERARGIADDTEQKTPEVKVRSNDLATSALGWTRDFLTQAVILVILLYFLLASGGVFTSKLIQVLASHKNKNQAVKIAHKIEYTISTYLSTVAIINCCLGICVGLAMLFIGMPNPLMWGVMAALLNFIPYFGPLAGVVVLAVTGLVQFDSWVYGVLPAAGYLTLHGVEANLITPTILGHRLTVNPVFVFLSLMFWAWLWGVVGAFLAVPMLMAGKVVCDHIAKLAPLGKLLDP; from the coding sequence ATGACCGAGAAACCAATAGTTCGGGAGCGTATGCGGCAAGGAAATGGAGAGCCTGACTTTCCGGAATTTCCCGACAAACAGTTTCACGTCCATTCCGTGGCAATCACCGGCCTGTTTGTTTTGGCTGTGTTTTACACACTGTACTTTGGACGCATTATTTTCCTTCCGATAACTCTGGCGTTCTTTCTGAGTTTCCTGCTCAGCCCGGCGGTACGCGCACTTGCGAAATGGCATGTCCCGCAAGCCCTGGGAGCCGGCTTGGTGCTCGTGTCCGTGTTGGCTATGGTTGTTTATGCCGTTACGAAAGTTAGCCAGCCCGCCGCCCAATGGTTGCAGCAAGCTCCGCAGAATTGGCAGCAATTCGAGCAAAAGGCGCGGAGGCTAATCCGCCCGGTGGCACAACTCAATGAAGCCGCGGAGAGAGCGAGAGGAATCGCCGACGACACTGAGCAGAAGACACCGGAGGTTAAGGTCCGCTCCAATGATCTGGCAACCTCCGCACTGGGCTGGACGAGGGATTTTCTAACACAGGCGGTCATCCTGGTGATTCTGCTCTATTTCTTGCTGGCATCAGGAGGGGTATTCACTTCAAAACTGATCCAGGTACTCGCGAGTCACAAAAACAAGAACCAGGCTGTGAAGATTGCGCACAAAATCGAATACACAATCTCGACCTATCTCTCCACCGTTGCGATCATTAACTGCTGCCTTGGCATATGTGTAGGCTTGGCCATGCTTTTCATCGGGATGCCCAACCCACTCATGTGGGGAGTCATGGCTGCTCTTCTCAATTTCATTCCTTATTTCGGTCCATTGGCGGGAGTCGTTGTGCTGGCGGTGACGGGACTGGTTCAGTTCGACTCCTGGGTGTACGGCGTTCTGCCAGCAGCCGGGTATTTGACGTTGCACGGAGTTGAGGCCAATCTCATTACACCGACGATCCTGGGACATCGTCTTACCGTAAATCCCGTTTTTGTGTTCCTCTCGCTAATGTTTTGGGCCTGGCTTTGGGGAGTCGTCGGCGCGTTCCTGGCTGTTCCCATGTTGATGGCTGGCAAAGTCGTGTGCGATCATATCGCAAAGCTGGCACCCCTTGGCAAACTTCTAGACCCTTGA